Sequence from the Helianthus annuus cultivar XRQ/B chromosome 13, HanXRQr2.0-SUNRISE, whole genome shotgun sequence genome:
actcatgatcagtgtcagacgaggtgaacgtgacatcaatgtcttctggtaattcatcagttgtttcagttttaagctttatattgactgcttttgcaagttgctcctcgtttggttttctaggagaatacccttcccaaactGGAGGCGGagacttgttatagctaacagtcggtttcttaccacaatctttcttcttctttggcttctcatcttgaaaagcttccattcctgcaacagttgggtaaatacgatcaatgagataatcagaactagaataactttgcaataaacgtctaagtctctcattctcgattttttccgtctccaactcttgcttccatttagcactttcttcgatgtagaaattgattgctttttgctttgtcatcatcacaacattcatcatcgttagtgcttgttctctttctgagtttgtcttttggagaccagttactgttttgttcaagacatcataggattctttcacatagtttagattgaacagtaactgctccttcttcttctcatattcaacaattatgtcatcttttgctgcacatcccttgcaagcttccaaacacttctcacaaggctttacaacttcaacaatcttttcaacttcgattgttttcattacttcaaccactttttctgtCTCTATCACCTTCCCAGCTTCAGACATCTTTTCTTTACTGACCTGCTCAGTCTCTACATTCTTCTTagcaacactttcaacactcTCATACTGAACACCATCTTCAGATTTCTGTTGTTGtagttctttagcagctcgtttctcctttagcttcttcatgcgatctgcaaaatagaaatgaaaactttcaggagaaagatgagttttagcaatattgatatgtttttcttcctcatcatcactgctactatcaactggtgattgatcaaactgtacagatttttcagaatcagcatctgatacacccgaatctgatggtgtttgatcaaatacaacttccttttctaAAGTAACATCAATCTGAATACTCTCATCTGAACTTTGTGAACtttcatcaacactttctgaGCTTTCGTCAGATGTAACAGACTGTTCCTCCACACTTTTCACTGTCTcgccaatagacttcatccagttggtaaacatgtctggttctctgacaatcttggcaatgaaagctttgaactctcctttttcatcaacaaacatatcccagctgaagccctcaggtagtctttcatcatcttgatcaactaaacaggctttgctatcaggagatatgtagttgctccagttgaaatccaccaaacatgctctcttagaatcctcaatcttcctaccatgagccgtctgtgaatcttgtgattgaccaacctgctgataaatggctttccggtagtagtcatcttttccgaacggattctgagcgccactagcttctctacccttgcactctcgtttgaaatgacctttctccctgcatcgaaaacaagtaactttagatttatcaaaacctaaagtagatacatgagcatcaagaaagtcatttctcccggtaattgttttgaacttttcagcacgtctgagtacacttgcaagacaccatttgatatccattaattccatctcttcggcgtctatctgatcgtaatcctcctttgtaagcataggatttccgatccgaccagcaacaagaccttcatatgaaagcaacacagaaccaagtagagccatgtgatctttcgcagtttcctcagaaaaactttgaccttctggaagatttagagctatgttacactgaatcacataaccatttcctgtctttgtgccttgagactgaaagcttgtgtttaactctttaggattgacactcggaaatgatgagaatccactgctgattttgcttgaaccctgatcaactttttctgatgaatctccagcactgaatgcagtttggatttttggacttctctcagattctagaactggaatgctacccttgtagtacatcttcacatcctgttaaccactcggactgttcatccttgcgatcttctgctgttccagatcctgactctcgatcttttcgataaactgagagAAAGTTAAatcatcataaacacccgtgttcttcagaatcatcaaatatgttccccactctttctgaggtaatgcatcagctagcttgtctacccactcttcatgATCTTTTTCAATACTTAACATCGACATTGATCACACAAggtggcagtatctctcaatcagcttctttgtatcttcacccggtagactgctgaacagatcaaactctttcttaaatagcgctttcttgctctttatcatcttctcgcttccctcaaatttgacttttAGTGCATCCCAtattgattttgcagttttgtcgtgttgtagcaaaatgaagatgtcttctttgatcgcttgctgaagcagacttatcatcattttctcagctttgtacataacccgttcttgcTCCGTGAATTCTGATAGAGTTTTGGTAGTtcgcaattctgttcgaggcaacacgtatttcttcaagatacattcccacgacctaagatggtttgcctgaacccagttctcaaatctttctttccacccgtaatattcttcgatactcatcaatttcgggggcttttgggtggttcccatCTCGTTTTCTATATTTATGGCTTGAACAACGGCGgctggaccagacggtgttgcgaacgcgttgtagaactcggtatccatgattaCTTAGCACGTTTTCCAAAATCAgagacaaataagcgaaactactgatgtctgaatgtacacaaaagcgaaactgtTGATGATCAGATGAGCGAAACCCTAGatgtccttaaaagcgaaaccTGGTTGTATCAATGAGCGAAACTATTATGTGACCGAAAAAGCGGAACCCTGATTGTCCTTATAAGCGGAAATACTAATGAACACTTGGAGCGAAACTATCAGATGATTTGGAGCGGAACCTCTGATTGTTGACCAAATGAGCGGAGCTATGATGTTCAGAAAAGCGGAACTACACTATGTCCGAAAAAGCGGAACCAAATCCGAAGGTGATTttatccatttttagtccgtattttggtccgaaattttcaagggtttgtctatgttcaattgcgcacagtctgtgaaattttgagcagaTTTCAACCGTGAAAATCTTCTGAATTGTAtaaagaaagtgtagaagtaagaaatgatgatgaaatccagctaatctctgtagaactcctcctcccaagctctgataccacttgtaggatcgtgttctgacccgattgagtcgttcaaaggcgttcaactacgtttcaggtgaGGAATTACAAGAATTGTAGGTAGAAACAACTGaatcttcactaaaactgctAATTGTATTGATTATCAATCGATTACATacagttcttcacaccggcatcacttcggcgtggaatacaagatcATGCTTAATGGTTTCGCTCAAATGACTGGTATATATAGACcagatggtttcgcttatatggacatgtccatataagcgaaactatatgTGTTCTAATAAGCAAAACCTTTACActatgaccatatgagcgaaacctttaCTCTAATCACATACAATCTCATGTTTTCTCATAatacgtgccctaatctatacaatataatgaatgactcgatccaagacgaagtcgacagatgtagtgcaccaacaccatcatttacttacttggatttTTGTCGGTAAGGACTTGGAACGCATCACATTGTCAAGTTCTAGATTCATGAGAACCAAAcaggctattcacacaagaaacgaaaattgAGCAATTAGTGTAGATTTATATTTGTATGCCCGGTaatggctcaaaactcacttttgtgggaaaatgAGTTGTagtgtaaaaatgtatatataatcaaattttaaaaagATTTATCATGCCCGTTTTGGTAATTTTCTAAATTGGTtgtttttatcacgacgctatcagttgtaaattcggaaaaacgtaatttttagaACTTGTTTTACCCAACTAAACCAAgataagtaaaaaaatgaaaagaaaaattttgaaaaagtttggggtgattagcggttacAAGGCGAGTTTTGTGTAAGGTTTGATTTAGGACAAACGATTCAAGGTTTTTATTATCCTcctcccacacttaaattacacattgcccTCAATATGTCACAAAAAGGATTTATTTTGGAAAATTGtgtaaaaagtgtgaaaataacAAAAATTTTTGGTTACTGGCACTTGCAGCACAAGGGCGTGCTATggggacatggccccgtgtccaaaTTGCCAGTAACAAAATGAAATCAGAAGACTTAAAGTGgggtggccacgggggcgtgttgggtgagcacggctcATGCCACCTTCTTGCAGATATTTTTTTTGACAACAGTAAGTTGGGCAAGGGGGCGtgctgggtgagcacggccccgtgctgcagcTACTGTTTTGCAGTTTATGAGTTGGGAGGCCTCTGATTTACGTGCATGGGTTCCATTTTTCATCATCCATCTTCCTCTGTTGAGCGTGCCTTACTCCTACAAAGCTAAATTCTCAAAAGAAAACATTAAACTAAATATTAAACTAAGATTAAGCTAAAATTAAACTACTAAGCTAATGGATAGTCCATGGAATGCCtccatggtgcgccacgtttataagggcccttggctagacccaaagttgGTCAAATGTTACCCGCGGGGGATGACTCACATCACGAGTTGTATCGTTGCAATGCATCATCTAAGCTTGAGTCAATCGTGTTGAGGTATTCGACTGGTTCATCCTCTACTCGTTGCCCAACTTCAAACTTGATCTCTTTTTCACCAACCCTCAATGTTAGTTGTCCGTCACTCATGTCCACCATAGCTCgtgcggtggcaaggaagggtcgTCCTAGTATGAGCGGGATTTCGGTGTCCTCTTCCATGTCTAGGATAACAAAGTCGGTGGGAAAAACAAATTCTCCCACCGTTACCAATAAATTTTCTATGACACCTTGAGGGTATTTTACCGACCGATCTGCAAGTTggatgctcatttttgtaggatgTGGTTTACTTAATCCTAGTCGGTTGAACATAGTGGCCGACATTAAATAAATTCTAGCCCCCAAGTCGGCTAGTGTGTTGCTTATTGGCGATCTACCAATAGAGCAAGGAatggtgaagcttccgggatcaatcttctttcGGGGGAGCTTGTTGAGGAGTGCCGCCGAACATTCTTCGCTAAGGGTGACTTGTTGAATGGTTTCAGTCTTCCTTTTGTGAGTGAGGAAGTCTCTCATGAACTTGGAATATTTTGGCATTTGAGTGAGGACTTCAACAAAAGTAAGATTGATGTGGAGTTGTTTAAGCAAGCTCACAAACTTAGTGAATTGTTCGTCGATTTTTTGTCGAAGTAAACGAACAGGGTAAGGGACCAGAGGTGGTTTGGTTGTGTCGATGTTTTTGGGTTCAGTATTTTCTTGGTTATTATCGGTGGGTGTTTTAGCGTGGATTGGATCGGTATGTTGTAGGGTTGGTTCACTCTCAGGTCCTACCTTCCGGCTTCTTAATTTGATTACATTTACTTGGGCTTTTAGGTTTATTTCGGTGTTACTCGGTAAGGCTCCTTGTGGTCTTTCGGTGAAATGTTGGGCTATTTGACTAAATTGTTTTTCCATATTTTGGATACTTGCCATTTGGTTTCTAATTTTCACTTCAATTTGTGAGAACCTTTTTGAGTATCTTTTATCGGATTCGAAGAAGAGGCGAGTGATGATATCCTCAAGTCTTTCTCTTCCTCCTTGTTGTTGTGGTTGAAAACCTTGTTACTCATTTCGTGGTTGGTTTTGAAAGTTAGATCGTAGATTTTTATTTTTGTTGGTTATTACCCCCGATTCCCTCCAACTAAAGTTGGAACATAAATATTTAACATTATGAAGAAATTTGTTCTCACCAAGTCTGGAATAATTACATCCCACTTACCACATCCAAGATTCTGGTCAATCATTATTGTTGAAACCTTCGAAGAAAGAGATGTGGAGTTGCTCCTATCAGAGAAATATGGAAATCCCAACTATGAAGCCATGGGGGCGCAAATCAAGGTTGGACCTCTGCCAAAGATATACCTACTTTACCAGAAAGTATGTTGTGTCTTGTAGATGAGGATTCACCATATCGGAAGAAACATGATGGCATTCTCAATTTAGAGTAGGATCAAGTGGAGGTGTTTGATAGCAGTTCATCACCAGAAGATGATGATCAGATCTCAAGAGCACCAGATGCAGAGGAAGAAGCAGAAGTTCATCACCATGACAACAGATTTTCACCAGAACCCATAGAGATTAATGAACAAGTGGGACAAAATCAAGAGATGGAATTGTTGCATGAAACTGAAACATGTGCTCATACTAATCCTTCTCTTAATATTGCTAGAAACACAACAGATTTAGATTTTGGTGAATCTGTTCAAGTTAGTTACCGACGTGCGTGCGGGTGTGTATATTTTCTAgtatatttttagctcttttcactcgccgatttcaagttttaaatttataaaacacaatattctactctcactctacacacacgctatggcaagtgcacccatcgcggacgtagtatagtgatggcaagataccaaAGTCGTCCAAAGACACAAaagcttttaataccggcttatcATCAACGTCTAATCTATCCAAactttgagaaaagatttttaaactaataaaaaaaataaaaacagaaattaaaataaaattaaaaacagatagacaagaaataatcacttggatccgacttatctttcatgtacccttttgatgatttccgcactttgggcattttaagggattatcttagttatagtaggaGGCCTCTCttgtgaaggcgacgttaccctcaacgtagtggtttgagtcaacaaggatacaatcccactaggtcgaaatattggaagataattaagtaagttattaatgcaaaatgtggtgggcccccttccaggcagcggtCACCCTCAACCtgttggtctgagtcagcagggatacagtcctcgcggggttggtttaaagttttaatagtggTTTATGAATAAGGGGTTCAAGCGGTTTCTTACTCTTAGTCGGGCCAGTCATTCCCGGCCAATCCATGGAGTAGTACTAaacttgaaccaggttctcgcaggatctatgCACTGAATGAGACATAGAATTttccaaccacccttctaaccccttccaagtagttaacgtgctttatatagaccgtaaagacacgaatatgtGTATAAACGACATATGAAGAATGGTTAAGTAGattcgccttcaatataaaaactaatttttaaagtcattaatacatacccaattaaaaacttaccaaagattggaaatcataaaagaaatacatgtcttcaccaagtgatgtaagaatttagccaagcatggcctttgtttgacaaagattcttaccatcaatattggatcccgagactacacacacactctaaaagatggaaaatggatgatgatggtggatgatggtgttgtagtggtggtggagtggtggcaagtgagagagaagtggttttcCAAGGGATGGTTTGAAGTGGAACCAAGcacttctatttatagctgaaatcagAAGCTCCACCACGGCCTGTGCCTGcctggcacgaccccgtggtcatttctctctctctctctctctctctctctctctcttcctcattaactgCTTATCAGTTCTTGTACTAACACAGCCCCGTGTTTCGACGGCACGGCCCGTGGCCAAAGTACTTGctgtactatcgcagattcagaaaatctttgagttgaccacgccccgtgttggcTTAGCACAACCCCGTGTTGGCTGCCAGTTTTGTCTTTTGCAGTTGTCTTTTCTTCTGCACAGCATCCACCttcggacacggcccgtgtctgGTTGAAACGACCCCATGTCAAGTCTTCTGTTCTTGCTATTTTGTGGTTTGGATTTGAATCGGGGCATGGCGAGTTGCGTCAATTGCTCCTTCTTTacatttatgttggtttttgctgtctttttgctccttttgcacatttaatctcttttaaccctgaaaattaAAAAGGAACGAAAATAGGTTTTTCTCCAAAACTCATAGAGGGTCATTCGCCAATTTGAAGAGAATATTGGTTGTCCCATACATTTTGACTCCAAATCAATTGGTGATAAGGAGATTGAGATATCAACAGATGGAGATCAGgaaactgatcaaggaaacctggaaTAGTAAAATAGGCTTTCCTCCAAAACTCATAGAGGGTCATTCACCAATTTGATCCAAGTATATGCGGAAATTTCAAATGTGAATTTGTTTCACAAATCTGGTAATGGTTTTTCTGATTGGTCTCATGATCAATCTGAACATTTGAAAACAGCAGCAAGTGTGTCTTCTACTGCTGTGTTAGTTAGAACATCTGTTGTTCCTCCTTTTCCCTTAGAAACACCCATCATTTCAAAAGAACAACTTGACAATGTAGTTAACAATGTCATACAAGTTGTAACAGAAAAATCAACAACGAATCAAAGACACCAATTGAAGCTAAAATAGATCTACTACTAGAGGAACTGAAGAACCAGAAATCTGATATCAAGGCTTTATCAGAATCAGTGGAAGTAATCCAAAGTCAGACTGAGAAGAGCACTGAAATTCTGAAAAGCATGCAACATACACCACAAAGTTCATCCAAAAGTAGCAAGTTCACAACAGAATTCAAGAAAATCACTGAAGAAATGGAAAGCATTAAAGCTCAAGTGAAGGAAGCTATTGACACAAGAGGAACCACAAATTCTAGTGAAATAATAGAGGAGATCAACAACTAAAGAGCAAGCAACAACTGTATATCTGTTGCTCTTGAGAAATTCATAAAATAATGGGCAGCACAAAGAGAACAAGTCCAGACAAAGATTGAGAAAGTGCATGAAGTAGAAAAGAAAAATGCAAATCTGATGAATGATGTGCACTCTCTTATGAAAAGGATGCACTACAGTGTTGCAAGATTGGCAAAAATAAATGTTTCGGAGTTAATGATTGCCATTCCGAAAGAAGCTTCAATAATGGAAGTCCCCTCAGCAAGAATCACTCCACCAGCTCAGCCAAAATCAGTTGCGCCAGTCAGCCAAACCAAGCCTACATCAATGGGGCCTCCACCACTAGTGTCAAGGTCAGAAATTTTCATTAGAACTGAATCTTCACCTATAATCATAACTGAGGAAAGTAGTACCGCATCAACAAGAGAGGCAAAGAATAAAGGAAAGCAAGAAGCATCACCTAAGCAGACTACATCAGGTGAAACTACATTCAGTGAATCTTTGAATCCGGTAGAGAAAAGAAGATGGGAGGAATCTGCAACATCCTCAAAAAGGCCCAAGTTAGTTCAGTCAAAGAATTCAGAACGAAATTTCATGGGATCTGTGCAGATTCTTGAAAGAGAAGACATGATGTTCCCAGAAAGTAAGCTTAGGGAATACTACTGGTCCGAACAAGATAAACCTGAAAGACCATTGAGTTCAGTTAGCAGGATTTTAAGTGTAGAAAGACTTGAAAGAGGAGAATTCAGCATTCAAAGACCCCAGACAATTCCTGTAATAAGATTCAGAAAAGTAGACCCTCTTGTAACTCCGGATGTTTTATTGGGGATCCATGAGCAAAACAAATACACTCTAATCAGGAAAAATGGTGATGAAGAGGTAATTATTGATGGTGATTTGGCAGATAAACTCCACCCAACAGATCTGATGATGCTAAAGAAAACTTATGATGAAGAGAAAGGAAGTACCAGGGTCATAAGGAGAGCTCTTGACATCCTTTCAGAGACTGGAGTTAAGCTATTCCCTCGTATAACTATCACTGATTTTGATCTTTGCATAACTCCTCTTGACACAAGAATCCCAACAGAACTACAGGAAGAATCAAGAACATGAGTAATTTTTGAAAAACCAGAACATTCTGTTGTTTTCAGGAGGAGTGCAAGCTCTTTTTAAGGTGAGAGAGATATGCAAGTACTCAAATCAAACTCTCAACTATATAAAAGAATGCATGAACAAGAAGCAAGAGCAGCTCAAAGCTAAAGGTCGTGACAAACCAATGCTGAGAAAGGAGATTGAGAAGATCATAAATGAATGGATTGAAGCAAGGAACTTGTATGCAGCAAACCAATTCACTACAAGAAGAAATTAAAGCATGATGAATTTTACCGGTATAATATTGGAAGTCCTTAATAAACAATTttcatttgttttgttttgtttcctTGAAAAATGTTTCTGTTACACTTTTCTTTTTATCTTAAGTTCATGTTTTTTTAAGTTCTTTGTCATGAGTAGTTATTTTGCTTGTAACACTTAGGGTGAAATTGTTAGGAAACTTTTTATAAGTGTTGAAGAAAAATATGATCATTCTGATCATGTCCTAAAGATGACAAAAGTCGAGAGATCATGCAAGAAGAAGATCCAAGATAACAAGATAAACAGAAAGACAAACATCATCTTCAACAAGTATCATAAAATGATCACAAGCAAAGAAGGACAAACAGAAAGGACCAATTTGATAAGTCTGATGATAAATCTTGTATTTATCTTCGTGAAATTTGTTCATTAGAAATCTATTGACCAAGCCAAGAGATTTTAGGTAAGTTATTCATCAGAAATTTGATGAACCAACTTGTCAAAGTGATAAGGCTCTGCAACCATTGTAAAGTAGCAAGTGGACCTtggatggattcaatgaatatgccaAAAAACTACTTTATGCAGACaagtgcatgaataaacaaatgcTTATTCATGTCAAACATTCTCTATAACTAGAGAACCTAACACCGAAGGGAGGATGAGTTAAGCAAAGCATTCATTACATACCACAAAACTCCACTGCCCTTCATTAC
This genomic interval carries:
- the LOC110900699 gene encoding uncharacterized protein LOC110900699; the protein is MEKQFSQIAQHFTERPQGALPSNTEINLKAQVNVIKLRSRKVGPESEPTLQHTDPIHAKTPTDNNQENTEPKNIDTTKPPLVPYPVRLLRQKIDEQFTKFVSLLKQLHINLTFVEVLTQMPKYSKFMRDFLTHKRKTETIQQVTLSEECSAALLNKLPRKKIDPGSFTIPCSIGRSPISNTLADLGARIYLMSATMFNRLGLSKPHPTKMSIQLADRSVKYPQGVIENLLVTVGEFVFPTDFVILDMEEDTEIPLILGRPFLATARAMVDMSDGQLTLRVGEKEIKFEVGQRVEDEPVEYLNTIDSSLDDALQRYNS